The genomic interval AAAGGTTTCTTGTTTCCCAGCATTTGCACCTTTTCCTATGGCATCTTCGCTAACCTCATCAGGAAAGCCTTCGATTCCTATTTCGCTTGGGAAATCTGCCGTGATGTTAGCACCAGTTGAGTCTAATTATATGGCGGCAGCTTCTTCTGGACCTAAAAATGTGAACTGGGAGGAGCGGTATCAACAATTGCAGATGCTTTTAAGGAAAGTGGACCAATCAGACCAAGCAGAATATGTCCAGATGCTTCAATCGCTGTCTTCGGTTGAACTTAGCAGACATGCCGTTGagttagagaaaagatcgatTCAGCTTTCGCTAGAGGAAGCGAAAGAATTACAACGTGTTGCCGTTTTAAATGTGTTGGGAAAATCAGTGAAGAATTTCAAAGCACCGGCGGATCATGACTAGTGTTCGGACAAGTTGAAGTCATCGGCATGAACTATCCGCCCTTTCTGCTGCCATGAATTTCCTCAGGCAATGGAAACTTTCAGATTGTTTACTGTGTGTAACCCTCTTTATGTTGATTGTTTATAATCTCCTTGCATCTCTTTGGTATTGTTATGAAAAAAAAGGGGGATTGATGGCCTCTTGTGCTGTTTGTACAGTTTTGCTAACAACAAAAATCTTAACATTTATGACAGTTGGTAATAATCAATAGCTAATGATAGAcagttttgtaaaattaatacgattattgatttatttattgtgtTTGTTAATCTATGtaagaaaaacatttttttaccGAAAGAAACGTAAtcattgatttaaattataaaacatcgatgcaatataaatttaattttgttaagaaAAAGGGGTGAATGTGCGAACAAACTTAATAATACGCCAACATGTCTACAATTATGACAAAATTCAAGTGTCTGAAATACTTATGTTTTCGAATCTGCAATGTCGATGATGTCAAAATCATTGATTGAAATATGTAATCGATCAAAGCTACTTTGTCAATATAAACTAAAACGAAAACGACACCATGATAGAAAAAAGCGTCGCACCAAGACAGAAGAACCAAAAAGCGTCGCACTCAGATGACGAAATCACAACAAAATGTtagaaaagaaatattaaaattgcgTGGAAGTtacttatttagataaaataaaggGAAAATGATTTGGAGAGGTgatttaagacaaaaaaaaatagtcataAACAACT from Cicer arietinum cultivar CDC Frontier isolate Library 1 chromosome 5, Cicar.CDCFrontier_v2.0, whole genome shotgun sequence carries:
- the LOC101504613 gene encoding uncharacterized protein gives rise to the protein MQNDNKKMVPTSVGSSSFLKDKDPGTGTDSNKASGTKRPSSDSPVNHHLQQSPGNNAANGHLVYVRRKSEGEMSKSTGFENTSINSCCPHSRQLYCDEEIPTPKPQLKEPKVSCFPAFAPFPMASSLTSSGKPSIPISLGKSAVMLAPVESNYMAAASSGPKNVNWEERYQQLQMLLRKVDQSDQAEYVQMLQSLSSVELSRHAVELEKRSIQLSLEEAKELQRVAVLNVLGKSVKNFKAPADHD